Proteins encoded together in one Caldisalinibacter kiritimatiensis window:
- the ruvB gene encoding Holliday junction branch migration DNA helicase RuvB: MEEMENRIVTGQLREEDNEIENSLRPKSIEDYIGQDKVKEKLKIFIQAAKGRKESLDHVLLYGPPGLGKTTMANIIANEMGVSIRITSGPAIDRPGDLAAILTNLGENDVLFIDEIHRLNRSVEEILYPAMEDYALDIIIGKGPNARSIRLDLPRFTLIGATTRAGLLTSPLRDRFGVLCKLDFYDVISLKSIVMRSANILNVKIDENGALEIAKRSRGTPRIANRLLKRVRDYAQVVENGNIDQDVAKKALDLLEVDDKGLDSVDKKLILTIINKFDGGPVGLDTLAASIGEERNTLEDVYEPYLLQIGFLNRTPRGRTVTKAAYDHFGIIKENK, encoded by the coding sequence ATGGAAGAAATGGAGAATAGAATAGTAACAGGACAGCTACGTGAAGAGGACAATGAAATAGAAAATAGTTTAAGACCAAAATCGATAGAAGATTATATAGGGCAAGATAAAGTAAAAGAAAAGCTAAAAATATTTATTCAAGCAGCTAAAGGTAGAAAGGAATCATTAGACCATGTACTTTTATATGGTCCTCCTGGACTTGGAAAGACGACTATGGCTAATATTATAGCAAATGAGATGGGGGTTAGTATAAGAATAACCTCAGGTCCAGCTATAGATAGACCAGGAGATTTGGCAGCTATATTAACTAATTTAGGTGAAAATGACGTATTGTTTATAGATGAAATACATAGATTAAATAGGAGTGTAGAGGAAATATTATATCCTGCTATGGAGGACTATGCACTGGATATAATTATAGGTAAAGGTCCAAATGCTAGATCTATAAGACTTGATTTGCCAAGATTCACCTTGATAGGGGCTACAACTAGAGCGGGATTGCTTACCTCTCCATTAAGAGATAGATTTGGTGTGCTTTGTAAACTAGATTTTTATGACGTGATTAGTTTAAAGAGTATAGTAATGAGGTCTGCAAACATATTAAATGTGAAAATAGACGAAAATGGTGCTTTAGAGATAGCTAAGAGGTCTAGAGGTACACCTCGTATTGCAAATAGATTGTTAAAACGAGTTAGGGACTATGCACAAGTAGTAGAGAATGGAAATATTGATCAAGACGTAGCTAAAAAGGCATTAGATTTATTAGAAGTTGATGATAAAGGATTAGATTCAGTGGATAAAAAATTAATACTCACAATTATTAATAAATTTGATGGCGGCCCTGTAGGACTAGATACGTTAGCTGCATCAATTGGGGAAGAAAGAAATACTCTAGAAGATGTCTATGAGCCTTACTTATTGCAAATAGGTTTTCTCAATAGAACACCTAGAGGTAGAACTGTGACAAAAGCTGCATACGACCATTTTGGAATAATAAAAGAAAATAAATAA
- a CDS encoding SpoIID/LytB domain-containing protein, with amino-acid sequence MKKRNVIKKLTSVSIIILLLINLYSLVFSSDNNDKYIRIGLKRPLKSDNQVKITSVNGIEIGQFDNEFKNLFTLNDKCYTVRLDGYYDIQNEEYIFINKDNENEIKPEIGPYHIELSKTFDTYSETIKEIEKIKNLSVQAYPVYKNGFKIWIGQYPSEELAEKDIKRLKDIDEGITLVSNNDKRVVIQDEKENIILMFNVKENIYLKAKELNKEAIIGVEDNNYRDYLTFNVHENKLIVINYVKLNHYLYGVVPREMSYDWPLEALKAQAVAARNYTIVNLNKHSDLGYDLCDTQDCQVYGGYDWEHSKTNKAVKETRNKLIKYMGKPIYAYYHSSSGGHTENSENIWTSHVPYLRGVKDEFSLNSPNAEWELVLKKDEIQNELKESEINVGEVVAFEPINYSEHGRVLELKIEGTDDIEILEKEKVRYIFGTSKVKSTQFNVSTDSDVYIMDGYDSNTVKTALRKTSVITGDGTTILSKNFDKEFVITNGINERKIPVIPKTYVLKGKGWGHGLGMSQWGAKRMAELGYNYKQILEYYYTGTKVE; translated from the coding sequence TTGAAAAAGAGAAATGTTATAAAAAAACTTACTTCTGTTTCAATTATAATTTTATTACTGATTAATTTATATAGTTTAGTATTTAGTAGCGATAATAATGATAAATACATTAGGATAGGACTTAAAAGACCATTAAAATCTGACAATCAAGTCAAAATAACAAGTGTTAATGGTATAGAGATAGGTCAATTTGATAATGAGTTTAAAAACTTATTTACTTTAAACGATAAATGTTACACAGTAAGACTTGATGGTTATTATGATATTCAGAATGAAGAATACATATTTATAAACAAAGATAACGAAAATGAGATTAAACCTGAAATAGGGCCATATCATATTGAGCTTTCAAAAACATTTGATACATATAGCGAAACCATAAAGGAGATAGAAAAAATAAAAAATTTAAGTGTACAAGCATATCCAGTCTATAAAAATGGCTTTAAAATATGGATTGGTCAATATCCATCAGAAGAATTAGCAGAAAAGGATATAAAAAGGTTAAAGGATATTGATGAAGGTATTACTTTGGTTAGTAATAATGATAAAAGAGTAGTCATACAGGATGAAAAAGAAAATATCATTTTAATGTTTAATGTTAAGGAAAATATATATTTGAAGGCTAAAGAGTTAAATAAAGAAGCAATAATTGGTGTGGAAGATAACAACTATAGGGACTATTTAACTTTTAATGTACATGAAAATAAATTAATTGTTATAAACTATGTAAAATTGAATCATTATCTTTATGGTGTAGTGCCTAGAGAGATGTCATATGATTGGCCTTTAGAGGCACTTAAAGCTCAAGCTGTAGCTGCTAGAAACTACACTATTGTTAACTTAAATAAACATAGTGACCTAGGATATGATTTATGTGATACTCAAGATTGTCAAGTTTATGGAGGATATGATTGGGAGCACAGTAAAACTAATAAGGCTGTAAAAGAAACAAGAAATAAACTTATAAAATATATGGGTAAACCTATCTATGCATATTATCATTCATCAAGTGGAGGACATACTGAAAATAGTGAAAATATATGGACTTCGCATGTACCGTATTTAAGAGGAGTAAAAGATGAGTTTTCATTAAATTCGCCAAATGCTGAATGGGAACTTGTATTAAAGAAAGATGAAATACAAAATGAATTAAAGGAAAGTGAAATTAATGTTGGTGAAGTAGTAGCCTTTGAACCAATAAATTATTCAGAGCACGGCAGAGTACTAGAGCTTAAAATAGAAGGCACAGATGATATAGAGATATTAGAAAAAGAAAAAGTAAGATACATATTTGGTACAAGTAAAGTAAAGAGTACACAGTTTAATGTAAGCACAGATTCAGATGTTTATATAATGGATGGATATGATTCTAACACTGTTAAAACTGCACTTAGAAAAACTTCAGTAATTACAGGTGATGGAACTACTATTTTAAGTAAAAATTTTGATAAAGAGTTTGTTATTACTAATGGAATAAATGAACGAAAAATCCCTGTTATTCCAAAAACTTATGTATTAAAAGGTAAAGGATGGGGCCATGGCTTGGGTATGAGTCAATGGGGAGCTAAAAGAATGGCTGAACTAGGCTATAATTATAAACAAATATTAGAATACTATTACACAGGAACAAAAGTTGAGTAA
- the scfB gene encoding thioether cross-link-forming SCIFF peptide maturase has product MSSKIHRFEMNNKKIVLDINSGSVHVVDDLVWDIVSLYEDNDIESVIDKLKDKYNEDDIKEAYSEIKILEENELLFSEDKYPKDFEYNSQNVIKAMCLHVAHDCNLKCEYCFASQGDFQGERLLMPLEVGKKALEFLVENSGNRRNLEVDFFGGEPLMNFDVVKELVYYGRELEKKHNKNFRFTITTNGVLLNDENIKFINEHMDNVVLSLDGRKEVNDNMRKTINGGGSHDIIVPKFKKLVDERGDKLYYVRGTFTSKNLDFSKDVLYIRDLGFDIVSVEPVVTDPKFDYAIREEHLGIILEEYEKLSKEYIRYHKEGKGFQFFHFMTDLNQGPCIIKRVAGCGAGSEYVAVTPEGDLYPCHQFVGEEEFKMGDIWNGIQNTELRDKFKSANIFTKEGCKDCWARFYCSGGCHANAYHNNGDIKKPDKIGCEMEKKRIECALSIAANLNQEG; this is encoded by the coding sequence ATGAGTAGTAAAATACATAGATTTGAGATGAACAACAAAAAGATAGTACTTGATATAAACAGTGGTTCTGTACATGTAGTTGACGATTTAGTATGGGATATAGTTTCACTATATGAAGACAATGATATAGAAAGTGTAATTGATAAATTAAAAGATAAGTACAACGAAGATGATATTAAAGAAGCATATTCTGAAATTAAAATTTTAGAAGAAAATGAACTATTATTTAGTGAAGATAAATATCCGAAAGATTTTGAATATAATAGTCAGAATGTAATTAAAGCAATGTGCTTACATGTTGCACATGATTGTAACTTGAAATGTGAATATTGTTTTGCTTCACAAGGTGATTTTCAAGGTGAAAGATTACTTATGCCTCTTGAAGTTGGGAAGAAGGCTTTAGAGTTTTTAGTTGAAAACTCAGGCAATAGAAGAAATTTAGAAGTCGATTTCTTTGGTGGAGAACCATTAATGAATTTTGATGTTGTAAAAGAATTAGTATACTACGGTAGAGAATTGGAAAAGAAACACAATAAAAATTTTAGATTTACTATAACTACTAATGGTGTACTATTAAATGATGAAAATATTAAGTTTATAAACGAACATATGGACAATGTTGTATTAAGTTTAGACGGTAGAAAAGAAGTTAATGATAACATGAGAAAAACAATAAACGGTGGAGGTAGTCATGATATAATTGTACCTAAATTCAAAAAATTAGTTGATGAAAGAGGGGACAAACTATATTACGTAAGAGGTACATTTACAAGTAAAAATCTAGACTTTAGTAAAGATGTTCTTTATATAAGGGATTTAGGATTTGATATTGTATCAGTAGAGCCTGTAGTTACTGACCCTAAGTTTGATTATGCTATAAGAGAAGAACATTTAGGTATAATTTTAGAAGAATATGAAAAACTATCCAAAGAGTATATTAGATATCATAAAGAAGGTAAAGGGTTTCAGTTTTTCCATTTTATGACAGACTTAAATCAAGGTCCATGTATTATTAAGAGGGTTGCCGGTTGTGGTGCTGGTTCAGAGTATGTAGCGGTAACACCAGAAGGAGATTTATATCCATGCCATCAATTTGTTGGTGAAGAAGAGTTTAAAATGGGTGATATCTGGAACGGAATTCAAAATACTGAATTAAGAGATAAATTTAAAAGTGCCAATATATTTACAAAAGAGGGTTGTAAGGACTGTTGGGCAAGATTTTATTGCAGTGGAGGTTGCCATGCTAATGCATATCACAATAATGGGGATATTAAGAAACCTGATAAAATAGGTTGTGAGATGGAGAAAAAAAGAATAGAATGTGCATTGTCAATAGCAGCAAACCTTAACCAGGAGGGATAA
- a CDS encoding TIGR04086 family membrane protein, which translates to MRYKNSKKDNYALTLIKGVILSFIITLVSFIVFALILTYTNITESVIPTVDSIIMILSIAIGSIYVAFKVYKKGWLNGAIVGLAYIAILIAIRRLISGNVQYNVYLLVKVAISIITGVVGGMIGINIK; encoded by the coding sequence TTGAGATATAAAAATAGTAAGAAAGATAATTATGCTTTGACCTTAATTAAAGGAGTAATTTTAAGTTTTATAATTACACTAGTATCATTTATTGTATTTGCTTTAATATTAACCTATACAAATATAACAGAAAGCGTAATACCAACAGTAGATTCAATAATAATGATATTGAGTATTGCAATAGGTTCTATATATGTAGCCTTTAAAGTTTATAAAAAAGGATGGTTAAATGGAGCCATAGTAGGACTTGCTTACATTGCAATTTTAATAGCAATTAGAAGGTTGATATCAGGTAATGTGCAATATAATGTTTATCTTTTGGTGAAAGTTGCAATATCTATTATAACAGGTGTAGTTGGAGGTATGATAGGCATAAACATAAAATAA
- the yajC gene encoding preprotein translocase subunit YajC: protein MQQGYAGLLIPILFLVIFYFIVIRPQQKKDKKIREMRNNLKVGDEIVTIGGIHGKITKIKDDIITIEVGADKTKFTISKWAVGNLKNESEEK from the coding sequence GTGCAACAAGGTTATGCAGGATTATTAATACCTATTTTATTTTTGGTAATCTTTTACTTTATAGTAATTAGACCACAGCAAAAGAAGGATAAGAAGATTAGGGAAATGAGAAATAACTTAAAAGTAGGAGATGAAATTGTTACTATTGGTGGAATACATGGTAAAATCACCAAAATAAAAGACGATATTATTACAATTGAAGTAGGTGCTGATAAAACAAAATTCACTATAAGTAAGTGGGCAGTAGGAAATCTAAAGAATGAAAGTGAAGAAAAATAA
- the ruvA gene encoding Holliday junction branch migration protein RuvA, whose amino-acid sequence MYKYIKGRVTEKGVDYIVIENNGIGYLIYTSKNSIMSMEDNVEESTIYTYLNVREDAITLYGFISKDEVDMFRLLMSVSGIGPKVALAILSTLSTNNIKLAIINDDIKALSKAPGIGKKTAKRIILELKDKIDNNIVIEENRVIENTNNIDEVIGALLSLGYTRNECNNVLAKINKENLKTEEIIKIALKELSKK is encoded by the coding sequence GTGTACAAGTATATAAAGGGAAGAGTGACTGAAAAGGGTGTAGATTATATAGTTATTGAGAATAATGGAATAGGTTATTTGATATATACTTCAAAAAACTCTATAATGAGTATGGAAGACAATGTTGAAGAATCGACAATATATACTTATTTGAATGTTAGAGAAGATGCTATAACTTTATATGGATTTATATCCAAAGATGAAGTTGATATGTTTAGATTACTTATGTCTGTTTCAGGTATAGGACCTAAGGTAGCATTAGCAATATTATCTACGTTAAGCACAAATAATATTAAGTTAGCAATAATAAACGATGATATTAAAGCACTGTCTAAAGCTCCAGGAATAGGTAAAAAAACTGCTAAAAGAATTATTCTTGAATTGAAGGATAAAATTGATAATAATATAGTTATCGAAGAAAATAGAGTTATTGAAAATACAAACAATATTGATGAAGTTATTGGAGCATTACTTTCATTAGGTTATACTAGAAATGAATGTAATAATGTATTAGCTAAAATTAATAAAGAAAATCTGAAAACAGAAGAAATAATTAAAATTGCATTAAAAGAACTTTCTAAAAAATAG
- the ruvC gene encoding crossover junction endodeoxyribonuclease RuvC — translation MKIIGIDPGVAISGYGVIEYTGNKFKVIEYGAVTTSPKTPFPKRLKILYDEYMELFTLHKPDAVAIEELFFNKNVKTAIDVGQARGVHLLAAVNYGVDVFEYTPLQVKQGVVGYGRAEKKQVQEMVKILLNLKEIPKPDDVADGLAVAICHAHSGGFKDMFKIR, via the coding sequence ATGAAGATAATTGGAATTGACCCGGGGGTTGCAATTTCAGGATATGGGGTTATTGAATATACAGGTAATAAATTTAAAGTAATAGAATATGGAGCTGTTACTACAAGCCCTAAAACGCCTTTTCCTAAAAGATTAAAAATATTATATGATGAATATATGGAATTATTTACCTTACATAAACCAGATGCAGTGGCAATAGAAGAATTATTTTTCAACAAAAACGTAAAAACTGCCATAGATGTTGGACAGGCAAGAGGTGTCCATCTACTAGCTGCTGTTAATTATGGAGTTGATGTATTTGAATATACTCCACTTCAAGTAAAGCAAGGTGTTGTTGGATATGGTAGAGCTGAAAAAAAACAAGTTCAAGAAATGGTAAAGATTTTACTTAATTTAAAAGAAATACCTAAGCCAGATGATGTAGCAGATGGGTTAGCAGTTGCTATATGTCATGCTCATTCAGGCGGTTTTAAAGATATGTTTAAAATTAGATAA
- a CDS encoding BofC C-terminal domain-containing protein: protein MKKVSILSLAITCLIVAFFSFMIGYFVIDVQKNEKPPNEIIGSEEKDNEIEINAKDDVYIGPNTDIEYITHYLKCNHYKSEVKNPDIKMINMDEEEFKNYIHSINQEWKVALFSHDRVVIKIEKEHLCPNHYIIGVKDEKIAIFKINKNGERKPYKIINVSITTLKKIDQEKLKKGIIVDSEDKITDVLENFIS, encoded by the coding sequence ATGAAAAAAGTATCAATATTATCATTAGCAATAACTTGTTTGATAGTTGCGTTTTTTAGCTTTATGATTGGTTACTTTGTAATAGATGTTCAGAAAAATGAAAAACCACCTAATGAAATAATAGGTAGTGAAGAAAAAGATAATGAAATTGAAATTAATGCAAAAGATGATGTTTATATAGGACCAAATACTGACATAGAGTATATAACACATTACTTAAAATGCAATCACTATAAATCAGAAGTAAAAAATCCAGATATAAAAATGATTAACATGGACGAAGAAGAATTTAAAAATTATATTCATAGTATAAACCAAGAATGGAAAGTAGCTTTGTTTTCTCACGATAGAGTTGTAATAAAAATTGAAAAAGAACATTTATGTCCGAATCACTATATTATAGGAGTTAAAGATGAAAAAATAGCGATTTTTAAAATAAATAAAAATGGAGAGAGAAAACCGTACAAAATTATTAATGTGTCAATTACTACGTTGAAGAAAATAGACCAAGAGAAATTAAAGAAAGGGATTATAGTTGATAGTGAAGATAAAATAACTGATGTGCTAGAAAATTTTATAAGTTAA
- a CDS encoding class I SAM-dependent methyltransferase, which yields MAVFDNEANSYDAWYESKLGKFVDKVEKECAFELFSPRKGMKVLDVGCGTGNYSIELAKMGCEVVGIDISDEMLDIAKNKAKENNLDIEFYNMDVYNIKFDDESFDAVFSMAAFEFIKEPEKAIEEIFRVVKKDGQVLIGTINKKSAWGELYLSEEFQKNSIFKYAQFKTLDELKKLKSNYLVDTAECLFIPPNIDEKDISMEKEKDLSNMERGGFICVLWKK from the coding sequence ATGGCTGTGTTTGATAATGAAGCTAACTCCTATGATGCTTGGTATGAAAGTAAGTTAGGGAAATTTGTAGATAAGGTAGAAAAAGAATGTGCATTTGAACTTTTTAGTCCTCGTAAAGGTATGAAAGTATTAGATGTAGGATGTGGAACTGGTAATTATAGCATTGAACTAGCCAAAATGGGCTGTGAAGTTGTAGGAATAGATATTTCTGATGAAATGTTAGATATAGCTAAAAATAAGGCAAAAGAAAATAATTTAGATATAGAATTTTATAATATGGATGTATATAATATTAAATTTGATGATGAAAGTTTTGACGCTGTATTTTCAATGGCAGCATTTGAGTTTATAAAAGAGCCTGAAAAAGCAATAGAAGAAATTTTTAGAGTAGTAAAGAAGGATGGACAGGTTTTAATTGGTACCATAAATAAAAAGAGTGCTTGGGGTGAGCTTTATTTATCAGAGGAATTTCAAAAGAATAGTATTTTTAAATATGCACAATTTAAAACCCTAGATGAACTTAAGAAGCTAAAAAGTAATTATTTAGTAGATACGGCAGAATGTTTATTTATACCTCCAAATATAGATGAAAAAGATATAAGTATGGAAAAAGAAAAGGATTTATCTAATATGGAAAGAGGAGGGTTTATATGCGTTCTATGGAAAAAATAG
- the tgt gene encoding tRNA guanosine(34) transglycosylase Tgt — translation MAIKYELIKESKECNARLGKLHTPHGVIETPIFMPVGTKATVKTMTPEELKDIGAQIILSNTYHLYLRPGHELIKEAGGLHKFMNWDGPILTDSGGFQVFSLGHLRNITEEGVEFRSHIDGSKHFISPEKSIEIQNSLGSDIIMAFDECAPYPSDREYVKNSLERTTRWAKRCIKAHKNPEKQALFGIVQGGMYKDLREQSAKDLLELDFPGYAVGGLSVGEPAELMYEVLDYTVPLLPKNKPRYLMGVGSPDYLFEAVVRGIDMADCVLPTRMARNGTFLTSQGRVVIKNAKYKKDFNKLDPECDCYTCQNYSRAYLRHLFKANEILGARLATIHNLYFLLKLMENIREAIKEDRLLEYKNEFYRKYGYI, via the coding sequence ATGGCTATAAAATATGAACTAATAAAAGAATCAAAAGAATGTAATGCTAGACTAGGTAAATTGCATACACCTCATGGTGTAATAGAAACTCCAATATTTATGCCTGTAGGTACTAAAGCGACTGTAAAAACCATGACTCCAGAAGAATTGAAGGATATTGGTGCACAGATTATATTAAGTAATACTTATCATCTTTATTTAAGACCAGGACATGAGTTGATTAAAGAAGCAGGTGGATTACATAAATTTATGAATTGGGATGGACCAATTCTTACAGATAGCGGAGGTTTTCAAGTATTTAGTTTAGGACATTTGAGAAATATAACAGAAGAAGGAGTAGAATTTAGATCCCACATTGATGGTTCTAAACATTTCATTAGTCCAGAAAAATCTATTGAAATACAAAATTCACTAGGTTCAGATATTATAATGGCATTTGATGAATGCGCACCATATCCTAGTGATAGAGAATATGTTAAAAATTCATTAGAAAGAACTACAAGATGGGCTAAAAGATGTATAAAGGCTCATAAGAACCCAGAAAAGCAGGCTTTGTTCGGGATTGTACAGGGAGGTATGTATAAAGATTTAAGGGAACAGAGTGCTAAGGACCTCCTAGAACTAGACTTCCCTGGTTATGCAGTAGGGGGTCTAAGTGTCGGTGAACCTGCAGAATTAATGTATGAAGTTCTTGATTACACAGTACCTTTATTACCTAAAAATAAACCAAGATATTTAATGGGAGTAGGAAGCCCTGATTACTTATTTGAGGCTGTAGTAAGGGGTATAGATATGGCAGATTGTGTTTTACCAACAAGAATGGCTAGAAATGGAACATTCCTAACTAGTCAAGGTAGAGTAGTAATAAAAAATGCTAAATATAAAAAGGATTTTAATAAATTAGATCCTGAATGTGATTGCTATACTTGCCAAAACTATTCTAGAGCTTATTTAAGACATTTATTTAAAGCTAATGAAATTTTAGGTGCAAGACTAGCAACAATACACAATTTATATTTCTTATTAAAATTAATGGAAAACATTAGAGAAGCTATTAAAGAAGATAGATTACTAGAATATAAAAATGAATTTTATAGAAAATACGGCTATATTTAA
- a CDS encoding DUF2905 domain-containing protein produces the protein MEQIGRILVSIGIVLLLIGGAILLAQKLGFGKLPGDLLIQKGNVTFFFPIVSSIILSILFTLILNLFFRR, from the coding sequence ATGGAACAAATAGGTAGAATTTTAGTATCAATAGGCATTGTTTTATTACTTATTGGTGGTGCTATACTTTTAGCACAAAAGTTGGGATTTGGAAAGTTACCAGGAGATTTATTGATACAAAAGGGAAATGTAACCTTTTTCTTTCCCATTGTGAGTTCCATAATTTTAAGTATTTTATTTACATTAATTCTTAATTTATTTTTTAGAAGATAA
- a CDS encoding YkoF family thiamine/hydroxymethylpyrimidine-binding protein, translating into MRSMEKIASCQITFTPIISDNYIDDVNKVLDIIKSYELEYDIGILSTTIRGNKEKILKLITEIYNTMDNQCKFTMDVKISNICGCEV; encoded by the coding sequence ATGCGTTCTATGGAAAAAATAGCTTCTTGTCAGATTACTTTTACCCCTATTATAAGCGATAACTATATTGATGATGTAAATAAAGTACTAGATATAATTAAGTCATATGAATTAGAATATGATATAGGTATTTTATCAACAACCATACGAGGAAATAAAGAGAAAATATTAAAATTAATTACTGAAATATATAATACAATGGACAATCAATGTAAATTTACTATGGATGTTAAGATATCAAATATTTGTGGTTGTGAAGTTTAG
- the queA gene encoding tRNA preQ1(34) S-adenosylmethionine ribosyltransferase-isomerase QueA, translating into MKTRDFYFDLPEELIAQHPLKNRESSRLMVLDKNTGAIEHKVFADIIDYLNEGDCLVLNDTRVIPARLFGKREKTGGKVEFLLLNRLEGDKWETLVKPGRKAKIGTKIVFGDGLLKAKVIDIVEGGARIVKFEYDGIFEEVLDRLGEMPLPPYIKEKLEDKERYQTVYSKKEGSAAAPTAGLHFTNELLDKIKKKGVNIAYITLHVGLGTFRPVKVENIEEHDMHSEYYEISEEAAKLINETRENGGSVIAVGTTSTRTLESVAAGDGKVSAKKGWTDIFIYPGYKFKIVDKLITNFHLPESTLVMLVSALAGKENVLNAYNEAIEERYRFFSFGDAMFIK; encoded by the coding sequence ATGAAAACTAGAGATTTTTATTTTGACCTACCAGAAGAACTTATAGCACAACATCCACTAAAAAACCGAGAATCTTCAAGGTTAATGGTATTAGATAAAAATACTGGTGCAATTGAGCATAAAGTTTTTGCAGATATTATTGATTATCTTAATGAGGGAGATTGTTTAGTATTAAATGATACAAGAGTAATACCAGCTAGATTATTTGGAAAAAGAGAAAAAACAGGTGGAAAAGTAGAGTTTTTATTACTAAATAGATTAGAAGGCGATAAGTGGGAAACTTTAGTTAAACCAGGAAGAAAAGCTAAAATAGGTACAAAAATAGTTTTTGGTGATGGATTATTGAAAGCAAAAGTGATAGATATAGTTGAGGGTGGTGCTAGAATTGTTAAATTTGAGTATGATGGAATTTTTGAAGAGGTACTAGATAGATTAGGGGAAATGCCACTTCCTCCATATATAAAAGAAAAATTAGAAGATAAAGAAAGATATCAAACAGTATATTCAAAAAAAGAAGGTTCAGCAGCTGCACCTACTGCGGGACTACATTTTACTAATGAACTACTAGATAAAATAAAGAAAAAGGGAGTCAACATTGCATATATTACCTTACACGTAGGATTAGGCACATTTAGACCTGTGAAGGTAGAAAATATAGAAGAACATGATATGCACTCAGAATATTATGAAATTAGCGAAGAGGCTGCTAAATTAATAAATGAAACAAGAGAAAATGGAGGTAGTGTCATAGCAGTAGGCACAACGTCTACTAGAACATTGGAGTCTGTGGCAGCTGGCGATGGCAAGGTTTCGGCTAAGAAAGGATGGACTGATATATTTATATATCCTGGTTATAAATTCAAAATTGTTGATAAACTTATAACTAATTTTCATTTACCTGAGTCAACTTTGGTAATGTTAGTGAGTGCATTGGCAGGTAAGGAAAATGTACTCAATGCTTATAATGAAGCGATAGAAGAAAGATATAGATTTTTCAGCTTTGGAGATGCTATGTTTATAAAATAA
- the scfA gene encoding six-cysteine ranthipeptide SCIFF encodes MKHIKTISGRSLMKTIATGGCGECQTSCQSACKTSCTVGNQVCENN; translated from the coding sequence ATGAAACATATAAAAACTATTAGTGGACGCAGTTTAATGAAAACTATAGCTACAGGTGGATGTGGAGAATGCCAAACATCTTGCCAGTCAGCTTGTAAAACTTCTTGTACAGTAGGAAACCAAGTTTGTGAAAACAACTAA